From Geomonas agri, one genomic window encodes:
- the murB gene encoding UDP-N-acetylmuramate dehydrogenase, whose translation MPNANRHTDSRLNIEENVPLAPFTTLRIGGPARFLIGARTLRELQEALRFAQQVHLPFCILGGGSNLLVSDEGFPGVAIRLLMNRVTRSGGMVQVQSGFDLTALVHRTVAWGLSGLESLAGIPGTVGGAVRGNAGAYGGSIGDAVATVSVVDTATLKTVTLRRDECTFGYRASRFKGDTRLIVVGTLLALTPGDPEEIGAKVAQTLAKREAKQLSCDQSAGSFFMNPIVDDAELISQFEEDQGGRCRECRIPAGWLIDRAGLRDLRVGGAAVSHRHANYLVNTGSATAADMVQLARLVRKEVQVKLGVVLKEEVSPLGVVI comes from the coding sequence ATGCCAAATGCCAACCGTCACACTGACTCCCGCCTCAACATCGAAGAAAACGTGCCCCTGGCGCCGTTCACCACGTTGCGGATCGGCGGCCCGGCCCGCTTCCTTATCGGCGCCCGCACGCTGCGCGAACTCCAGGAGGCCTTGCGCTTCGCCCAGCAGGTGCACCTCCCCTTCTGCATCCTCGGGGGGGGAAGCAACCTCCTGGTCAGCGACGAAGGCTTCCCCGGCGTTGCGATACGGCTGCTGATGAACCGGGTCACCCGGTCCGGCGGCATGGTCCAAGTCCAGTCCGGCTTCGACCTGACCGCCCTGGTGCACCGAACCGTGGCCTGGGGACTGTCCGGGCTTGAGTCGCTGGCAGGCATCCCGGGTACCGTGGGAGGCGCGGTCCGGGGTAACGCGGGCGCCTACGGCGGCTCCATCGGCGACGCAGTGGCCACGGTCTCCGTCGTCGACACCGCGACGCTGAAGACGGTGACGTTGCGCCGCGACGAGTGCACCTTCGGCTACCGGGCCAGCCGCTTCAAGGGCGATACGCGGCTGATCGTAGTAGGCACACTGCTGGCGCTTACCCCGGGAGACCCGGAGGAGATCGGCGCCAAGGTTGCGCAAACGCTGGCGAAGCGGGAGGCGAAACAGCTTTCCTGCGACCAGAGCGCCGGCTCCTTCTTCATGAATCCGATAGTGGATGACGCGGAACTGATCAGTCAGTTCGAGGAGGACCAGGGGGGGCGCTGCCGGGAATGCCGCATCCCCGCCGGGTGGCTCATCGACCGGGCCGGGCTGCGCGACTTGAGGGTGGGGGGGGCGGCGGTGAGCCACAGGCACGCCAACTACCTGGTCAACACGGGATCGGCCACGGCGGCGGACATGGTGCAGCTGGCCAGGCTGGTACGCAAGGAAGTGCAGGTGAAACTGGGGGTGGTACTCAAGGAGGAGGTGAGCCCTCTCGGTGTGGTGATCTAA
- a CDS encoding cold-shock protein, translating to MVNGTVKWFNDSKGFGFIEQENGDDVFVHFSAITGDGFKSLAEGDSVTFEVVKGPKGLQAANVTRV from the coding sequence ATGGTTAACGGTACTGTAAAGTGGTTCAACGACAGCAAGGGGTTTGGTTTCATCGAGCAGGAGAATGGCGACGACGTGTTCGTTCACTTCTCCGCCATCACCGGCGACGGGTTCAAATCCCTGGCTGAAGGCGATAGCGTCACCTTCGAAGTGGTCAAAGGCCCCAAAGGGCTGCAGGCTGCCAACGTGACCCGCGTCTAA
- a CDS encoding ATP-binding protein — protein MPTNELRISKLPGRRTLRCALGTMGNSMINRLRDLSIRRKLIAMLLFTNAVVLALVSAAFVVNEANRFRSEMQTELTALAEIIGNNSSAAVAFNDRQAAGETLAALRAKPYIRTALIVMQDDTVLVRYLAPGRPAHQLPFTVTAGNRVSIDPGRFRATLEHSRSPLAIGEDIYGVYRILLDGQQIGTVVLQSDPREFTDRLARFFLLVAGVMLSALLLVYFLATRLQRLISAPITHLAQVIKAVSAEKNYSMRAQKEGNDELGTLIEGFNEMLVQIQRRDQQLEAQRQELEGEVQRRTAQLSAANRELNQTVAELLVSKEAAEAASLAKSQFLANMSHEIRTPMNGVLGMTRVLMESGLAGEQRRFAEAVWNSGESLLSIINDILDFSKIEAGRMELEPAPFDLHDMLGGVLEMFAAVAQRKGVDISLRIDPDLPRYVVGDPVRLRQILVNLLGNAVKFTSRGEVRLTVLPLVEQGEGWLKFEVADTGIGIRPEAQAHIFESFSQADYSTTRTFGGTGLGLAISRQLAQLMEGELGLASEYGVGSTFWFSVRLEVLAEAPECLAQQSVLLEGGEKPCFDACILVAEDNPVNQDVVRHMLGQLACRVDIVANGELAVAASGEGKYHLIFMDCQMPHMDGYAATRAIRAREESEGGGRLPVVALTANALSGDRELCLAAGMDDYLSKPFDCRQLAEVLLRWIPERATSCPEGCTATDPVTGAVQPARPVDAPEQDEPQHAGGRPLKGESPEGEVLVFDREGLVRRVGDAEFVEMFVEKYLESTDKLMTLLRHAIEVEDYAEVRLQAHSIKGAAASIGAEVMRAVSFRMEQAAQLEQERPGLPELFEALERALAEFRRVAAPV, from the coding sequence ATGCCGACTAATGAGCTAAGGATTAGCAAGCTCCCCGGGCGGCGCACCCTGCGTTGCGCCCTGGGCACCATGGGAAACTCGATGATCAACCGGCTCCGCGACCTTTCCATCCGACGAAAACTGATAGCGATGCTGCTTTTCACCAACGCCGTGGTGCTCGCGCTGGTCTCAGCGGCGTTCGTCGTCAACGAAGCGAACCGCTTCCGCAGCGAGATGCAGACCGAACTCACGGCGCTGGCGGAGATCATCGGCAACAACAGCTCGGCCGCGGTGGCTTTCAACGACCGGCAGGCCGCCGGGGAAACCCTGGCCGCGCTGCGGGCCAAGCCCTACATACGCACCGCCCTCATCGTGATGCAGGACGACACGGTCCTGGTCCGTTACCTGGCGCCGGGGCGGCCGGCACATCAGCTTCCCTTCACCGTCACCGCCGGGAACCGGGTCAGCATCGACCCGGGCCGCTTCCGTGCTACCCTCGAACACTCCCGCTCCCCCCTGGCCATAGGCGAAGACATCTACGGTGTCTACCGAATCCTGCTGGACGGCCAGCAGATCGGCACCGTGGTGCTGCAGTCCGATCCCCGCGAGTTCACCGACCGGCTGGCGCGCTTCTTCCTCCTGGTGGCCGGGGTGATGCTGAGCGCCCTGCTTTTGGTGTACTTCCTCGCCACGCGGCTGCAGCGGCTCATCTCGGCACCCATCACGCACCTGGCACAGGTGATCAAGGCGGTCTCGGCGGAGAAGAATTACTCGATGCGCGCCCAAAAGGAGGGCAACGACGAACTGGGGACGCTGATCGAGGGGTTCAACGAGATGCTGGTCCAGATCCAGCGGCGCGATCAGCAGTTGGAGGCACAGCGCCAGGAGCTCGAGGGGGAGGTGCAGCGCCGCACGGCGCAGCTCTCTGCAGCCAACCGCGAGCTGAACCAGACCGTGGCCGAGCTGCTGGTTTCCAAGGAGGCGGCCGAGGCCGCGAGTCTGGCCAAGTCGCAGTTCCTGGCCAACATGAGCCACGAGATCCGGACCCCGATGAACGGGGTGCTGGGAATGACCAGGGTGCTCATGGAAAGTGGGCTGGCTGGCGAGCAACGCCGTTTCGCCGAAGCGGTGTGGAACTCGGGCGAGTCGCTGTTGTCCATCATCAACGACATCCTCGACTTCTCCAAGATCGAGGCGGGGCGCATGGAGCTCGAACCTGCCCCATTCGACCTGCACGACATGCTGGGAGGGGTGCTGGAGATGTTCGCAGCAGTGGCGCAGCGTAAGGGAGTGGACATTTCTCTGCGCATTGACCCGGACCTGCCGCGCTACGTGGTCGGCGACCCGGTCCGCCTGCGTCAGATCCTGGTCAACCTGTTGGGCAACGCGGTCAAGTTCACCAGCCGCGGCGAGGTGCGCCTGACCGTGCTCCCCCTGGTGGAGCAGGGGGAAGGGTGGCTGAAGTTCGAGGTGGCCGACACCGGCATCGGCATACGTCCGGAAGCCCAGGCGCACATCTTCGAGAGCTTCTCCCAAGCGGACTACTCCACCACGCGGACCTTCGGCGGCACCGGCCTCGGTTTGGCCATTTCCCGGCAACTGGCCCAGCTTATGGAAGGGGAGCTGGGGCTCGCCAGCGAGTATGGGGTCGGCTCGACCTTTTGGTTCAGTGTAAGGCTGGAGGTGCTCGCGGAAGCACCGGAATGCCTGGCGCAGCAGTCGGTGCTGTTGGAAGGCGGGGAGAAGCCATGTTTCGACGCCTGCATCCTGGTGGCCGAGGACAACCCTGTAAACCAGGACGTGGTGCGTCACATGCTGGGGCAGCTTGCCTGCCGGGTGGACATCGTGGCCAACGGCGAACTGGCGGTCGCCGCCTCGGGAGAGGGGAAGTATCACCTGATTTTCATGGATTGCCAGATGCCGCACATGGACGGCTACGCAGCTACCCGCGCCATCAGGGCCCGTGAGGAGAGCGAAGGGGGAGGGCGTCTGCCGGTTGTCGCACTTACCGCCAACGCACTCTCCGGCGACCGCGAACTTTGCCTCGCCGCCGGGATGGACGACTACCTGAGCAAGCCCTTCGACTGCCGGCAACTGGCAGAGGTGCTGCTGCGCTGGATCCCGGAACGGGCCACGAGCTGTCCTGAAGGCTGCACGGCGACGGATCCAGTCACCGGCGCCGTGCAGCCTGCGAGGCCGGTCGACGCGCCGGAGCAGGACGAGCCGCAGCACGCAGGGGGCAGGCCGCTAAAGGGGGAGTCGCCTGAAGGGGAAGTTCTCGTCTTCGACCGCGAAGGCCTGGTACGGCGGGTGGGAGATGCCGAGTTCGTGGAGATGTTCGTGGAGAAGTACCTGGAAAGCACGGACAAGCTGATGACTCTTTTGCGACATGCGATCGAGGTGGAGGATTATGCCGAGGTGCGCCTGCAGGCCCACAGCATCAAGGGGGCGGCCGCCAGTATCGGGGCCGAGGTGATGCGCGCCGTCTCGTTCCGGATGGAGCAGGCGGCGCAACTGGAGCAGGAGCGTCCGGGGCTGCCGGAACTGTTCGAGGCGCTGGAGCGGGCCCTGGCGGAGTTCAGACGGGTGGCCGCACCGGTTTAG
- a CDS encoding PilZ domain-containing protein: MDSSAGVRAEARPAPAQLQGRSDVMADTRILMVVREPGARSAYEQILDRIGVSYHTAGDFNEVLRMTVESAYNGLLVDILTLVRCSKEEKSIAYDCINFYPTLRIKWDPRLQSITMGPQENSPAAADPDAALTRFVQDSCGTFSARCLRRFARKDSYLNLLLSARDGLPGALTVKTFTVNISQGGAFVHTTNPFAKADRVWLSFPELGGDPAIEAGVCWSIPWGGCRSIPGIGVMFDKGLSSRQVEWLKQVAPN; this comes from the coding sequence GTGGACTCCAGCGCCGGTGTCCGGGCAGAGGCGCGCCCGGCACCGGCCCAGTTACAGGGGCGATCGGACGTGATGGCAGATACCAGGATACTGATGGTGGTGCGAGAGCCCGGGGCAAGGTCGGCTTACGAGCAGATCCTGGACCGGATCGGGGTCAGCTACCACACCGCCGGCGACTTCAACGAGGTGCTGCGCATGACCGTGGAGTCGGCCTACAACGGGCTGCTGGTCGATATCCTGACCCTGGTGCGCTGCTCCAAGGAAGAAAAGAGCATCGCGTACGACTGCATCAACTTCTATCCGACCTTGCGCATCAAGTGGGACCCCAGGCTGCAGAGCATCACCATGGGGCCGCAGGAAAACTCCCCCGCCGCAGCCGACCCCGACGCCGCGCTGACCCGCTTCGTCCAGGACAGCTGCGGCACCTTCTCCGCTCGCTGTTTGAGGCGTTTCGCCAGGAAGGACAGCTACCTGAACCTGCTTCTTTCCGCCCGGGACGGCCTGCCCGGAGCCCTCACGGTCAAGACCTTCACCGTCAACATTTCCCAGGGTGGCGCCTTCGTGCACACCACCAACCCCTTCGCCAAGGCCGACCGCGTCTGGTTGAGCTTTCCGGAACTTGGCGGGGATCCGGCCATCGAAGCCGGCGTTTGCTGGAGTATCCCCTGGGGAGGGTGCCGCAGCATACCCGGGATTGGCGTCATGTTCGACAAGGGGCTGTCGTCGCGGCAGGTCGAATGGCTGAAGCAGGTCGCCCCCAACTGA
- a CDS encoding methyl-accepting chemotaxis protein — protein MNQKTRLSFQTKILLLVLVSCCVLGAPTGLTVMKQFYDLTTRFHESYRESLYANSDLLAKAEVQTAVSLLQEISDRQQKGEITIEEAKKQGADLLRGLKFGKDGYFWADTSDGTNVVLLGKPAEGKNRMNLQDAKGKYLIREIIKNGKQPGGGYTDYHFPRPGSDTPAPKRGYSLYFAPFDWVIGTGTYVDDLDALVQQAADANKQLILKDVYLVIALTVVILASICVVAILVVRRLIAHIGTEPEELEEIAQQVAAGDLTVRLETGRTGIYEAMRRMVEGLRDVMEKVNRSALDVSAAAGELNANARCMADDAGAVVNQAETVAVASEEMSCTSNDISRNCHLAAGSSGRANESAQSGAAIVRETVQGMNRIADHVRNSANVVEQLGTRSDQIGAIVATIEDIADQTNLLALNAAIEAARAGEQGRGFAVVADEVRALAERTTKATREIGTMIKNIQQETKLAVRAMEEGVEEVTRGTGEAARSGEALEDILAQINEVTSQINQIVTAAEEQTATTQEITNNIHQISGTVQQSARGSQEISAASERLSALSGEMQQMVQRFRL, from the coding sequence ATGAACCAAAAAACGAGACTGTCCTTTCAAACAAAGATACTGCTATTGGTCCTGGTGAGCTGCTGCGTACTGGGGGCCCCCACCGGTCTGACAGTGATGAAGCAGTTCTATGACCTCACCACCCGCTTCCACGAGTCCTACCGCGAGTCCCTCTACGCCAACTCCGATCTGCTGGCCAAGGCCGAGGTCCAGACCGCGGTCAGCCTGCTGCAGGAGATCAGCGACCGGCAGCAAAAGGGCGAGATCACCATAGAGGAGGCCAAGAAGCAGGGGGCCGACCTGCTCCGGGGGCTCAAGTTCGGCAAGGACGGCTACTTCTGGGCCGACACCTCAGACGGCACCAACGTGGTCCTCCTGGGTAAACCCGCGGAAGGGAAAAACCGCATGAACCTCCAGGACGCCAAGGGGAAATACCTGATCCGGGAGATCATCAAGAATGGCAAACAGCCCGGCGGCGGCTACACGGACTACCACTTCCCGCGGCCGGGGAGCGATACACCGGCTCCCAAACGCGGCTATTCCCTCTACTTTGCCCCCTTCGACTGGGTCATCGGCACCGGCACCTACGTGGACGACCTGGACGCCCTGGTGCAACAGGCCGCCGACGCCAACAAGCAGCTGATCCTCAAGGACGTGTACCTGGTGATAGCGCTTACCGTGGTAATCCTTGCCAGCATCTGCGTGGTCGCCATCCTGGTGGTGCGCAGGCTGATCGCCCATATCGGCACCGAACCGGAAGAGCTGGAGGAGATCGCCCAACAGGTGGCAGCGGGAGACCTTACCGTGCGCCTGGAGACCGGCAGGACCGGCATCTACGAGGCGATGCGGCGCATGGTCGAGGGGCTGCGCGACGTGATGGAAAAGGTGAACCGCAGTGCCCTGGACGTCTCCGCCGCAGCGGGGGAACTCAACGCCAACGCCCGCTGCATGGCCGACGACGCGGGCGCGGTGGTGAATCAAGCCGAGACGGTGGCGGTTGCCAGCGAAGAGATGTCTTGCACCAGCAACGATATATCCCGCAACTGCCACCTGGCCGCCGGCAGCTCCGGGCGGGCCAACGAATCGGCGCAAAGTGGCGCCGCCATCGTCAGGGAAACCGTTCAGGGCATGAACAGGATTGCCGACCACGTGCGCAACTCCGCCAACGTTGTCGAGCAGTTGGGGACGCGCAGCGACCAGATTGGCGCAATCGTAGCCACCATCGAAGACATTGCCGACCAGACCAACCTGTTAGCGCTCAACGCAGCCATCGAGGCGGCCCGCGCCGGAGAGCAAGGGCGTGGTTTTGCCGTGGTCGCGGACGAGGTCCGCGCCCTGGCCGAGCGTACCACCAAGGCCACCCGCGAGATCGGTACCATGATCAAGAACATCCAGCAGGAAACCAAGCTCGCGGTACGTGCCATGGAAGAGGGGGTCGAGGAAGTGACCCGCGGCACCGGTGAGGCGGCCCGCTCCGGCGAAGCGCTGGAGGACATCCTGGCCCAGATCAACGAGGTGACCAGCCAGATCAACCAGATCGTGACTGCCGCCGAGGAGCAGACCGCCACCACCCAGGAGATCACTAACAACATCCACCAGATTTCCGGCACCGTGCAGCAGAGCGCACGCGGCTCGCAGGAGATTTCCGCGGCATCGGAACGGCTCTCCGCGCTCTCAGGCGAGATGCAGCAGATGGTACAGAGGTTCAGGTTGTAA
- a CDS encoding exo-beta-N-acetylmuramidase NamZ family protein, producing the protein MSRVSSSVVALSLMLLLLFPGFSHAEIVKTGAEVLSEQGFLPLQGKRFALITNQSAMVGDVHLLTIMEHKGVTPTLIFSPEHGLKGNAEDGVKLADDNQAPIPVKSLYGAGKKPRPDDLKGIDLMVFDIQDAGARFYTYISTMGLAMQAAAEAGIPFLVLDRPNPLGGDYVAGFVREKIPGSFTSLYPIPLAHGLTVGELAEMIKGERMLPDLDKLDLRVVRMQGWRREMRWQDTGLRWVATSPNLAAIESVLLYPGTGMLEGTSASEGRGSMRPFQIAGWPGIDANALALRLNEEQLPGLHFEPLQFTPIRLPGISSAPKYRDRLVAGVSIEITDYRKVEPVQTGVAVMAALQAALPEANRAQFFRGGIDDMAGSPELRKGLQAGETPAAIEARWTAGVKHFLEQRKPYLLY; encoded by the coding sequence GTGTCTCGAGTTTCATCCTCCGTTGTCGCACTATCCCTCATGCTGTTGCTGCTGTTTCCCGGATTTTCACATGCCGAGATCGTCAAGACCGGTGCCGAGGTCCTAAGCGAGCAGGGGTTCCTGCCGCTGCAGGGCAAACGCTTCGCCCTGATCACCAACCAGTCCGCCATGGTGGGAGACGTCCATCTGCTGACGATCATGGAGCACAAAGGGGTAACGCCCACGCTGATCTTCTCTCCCGAGCATGGCCTCAAGGGGAACGCCGAGGACGGCGTCAAGCTGGCCGACGACAACCAGGCCCCCATACCGGTTAAGAGCCTCTATGGCGCGGGCAAGAAGCCGCGCCCGGACGACCTCAAGGGGATTGACCTAATGGTGTTCGATATCCAGGATGCCGGGGCGCGCTTTTACACCTACATCTCCACCATGGGACTGGCCATGCAGGCCGCCGCCGAGGCCGGCATCCCGTTCCTGGTGCTGGACCGCCCCAACCCGCTGGGAGGGGACTACGTGGCAGGCTTCGTGAGGGAGAAGATACCGGGCAGCTTCACCTCCCTCTACCCCATTCCGCTGGCACACGGCCTGACGGTAGGGGAACTGGCGGAGATGATCAAAGGCGAGCGGATGCTCCCCGACCTCGACAAGCTGGACTTGCGGGTGGTGCGCATGCAGGGGTGGCGGCGGGAGATGCGCTGGCAGGACACCGGGCTGCGCTGGGTGGCGACCAGCCCCAACCTGGCCGCCATCGAGTCGGTACTGCTCTACCCCGGCACCGGCATGCTCGAGGGGACCAGCGCGTCCGAAGGACGCGGCAGCATGAGGCCCTTCCAGATCGCGGGGTGGCCGGGCATCGACGCCAACGCACTCGCCCTGCGCCTGAACGAGGAGCAGCTCCCGGGACTGCATTTCGAGCCGCTGCAGTTCACCCCGATCCGGCTCCCCGGCATCTCCAGCGCGCCCAAGTACCGCGACCGCCTCGTGGCCGGGGTGAGCATCGAGATCACCGACTACCGCAAGGTCGAGCCGGTGCAGACCGGGGTGGCGGTCATGGCCGCGCTGCAGGCGGCGCTTCCGGAGGCAAACCGCGCGCAGTTCTTCCGCGGCGGCATCGACGATATGGCGGGCTCCCCCGAACTGCGCAAGGGGCTCCAAGCAGGCGAGACGCCAGCCGCCATCGAGGCACGCTGGACTGCGGGGGTGAAGCACTTCCTGGAGCAGCGCAAGCCGTACCTGCTCTACTGA
- a CDS encoding M20 family metallopeptidase: MSSRLEEVMAAIDPVRLKGILTDLIDIYSPSGKEEDIQLYLEDLLSRAGFTVERQEVEEERYNLRVTMGEGEPRLYLVGHVDTVPAWDLEEFGAREEGDQIRGLGSADMKGGCAAMVETWLALAQALKPARRPNVGLLLVVGEEENGDGSAAFLQDNQAPWAVIGEPTGLSACFAHYGYLEAGFVTRGVRSHSSLPELGHNAVESMLRVLLHLGKDTLFKRGESEIVYSIREMRSSQKGFVVPDRCEAWIDLHLPPERGPDSVEQAIRRITAEAGQFIPGLDLSVDFDFASAGYNLGTDNQLACILEETYQRLGLTLKFEAFRSHSDGNLFHAAGCRPLILGPGALEISHTPEELVSFPEVLAAARIYAALCLGMDQYAGLRLERRGALNCFDRQASWIGCSAER, translated from the coding sequence ATGAGCAGCCGTCTCGAAGAGGTCATGGCCGCCATCGACCCGGTCCGGCTCAAGGGGATTCTCACCGACCTGATCGACATCTACTCCCCCTCGGGGAAGGAGGAGGACATCCAGCTCTACCTGGAGGACCTCCTCTCGCGGGCCGGCTTCACGGTCGAGCGCCAGGAGGTGGAGGAGGAGCGCTACAACCTGCGCGTTACCATGGGGGAGGGAGAGCCGAGGCTGTACCTGGTGGGGCACGTGGACACGGTCCCGGCCTGGGACCTGGAGGAGTTCGGGGCGCGTGAGGAGGGGGACCAGATCAGGGGACTGGGGAGCGCGGACATGAAGGGGGGGTGCGCCGCCATGGTGGAGACCTGGCTCGCCCTGGCCCAGGCGCTCAAACCGGCGCGGCGCCCGAACGTCGGGCTGCTGCTGGTGGTGGGTGAAGAGGAGAACGGCGACGGCAGCGCAGCGTTTTTGCAGGATAACCAGGCGCCGTGGGCGGTGATCGGCGAACCCACCGGCCTGTCGGCCTGCTTCGCGCACTATGGCTACCTCGAAGCGGGCTTCGTCACCCGGGGGGTGCGCAGCCATTCTTCGCTGCCGGAGTTGGGGCACAACGCCGTAGAGTCCATGCTGCGTGTGCTCCTGCACCTGGGCAAGGACACCCTGTTCAAACGGGGCGAGTCGGAGATCGTCTACTCCATCAGGGAGATGCGTTCCTCCCAGAAGGGATTCGTGGTGCCGGACCGGTGCGAGGCGTGGATCGATCTGCACCTCCCCCCGGAACGCGGCCCGGATTCCGTGGAGCAGGCCATCCGACGTATCACGGCCGAGGCCGGGCAGTTCATTCCAGGGCTCGATCTCTCGGTCGACTTCGACTTCGCCTCGGCCGGGTACAACCTGGGTACCGACAACCAGCTGGCCTGCATCCTGGAAGAGACCTACCAGCGCTTGGGCCTCACCTTGAAGTTCGAGGCTTTCCGCTCCCACTCCGACGGTAACCTGTTCCACGCTGCCGGATGCCGGCCGCTCATCCTGGGGCCGGGCGCGCTGGAGATCTCCCACACCCCCGAGGAACTGGTGAGTTTCCCGGAAGTGCTGGCCGCGGCGAGGATCTACGCGGCACTGTGCCTGGGGATGGACCAGTATGCGGGGCTCAGGCTGGAGCGCCGGGGAGCGCTGAACTGCTTCGACCGGCAGGCGAGCTGGATAGGATGTTCAGCGGAAAGGTGA